GGACCTTGGTGTAGTGCGGGCGCTCATCGGTGATCCAGCCGGTATCGACGGCGGTCATCAGGATACCGTCCGCGTCCAGCATCTCCTGGGCGCTGGTCCGTGTCATCATGTTCAGCGCCGCTTTGGCCATATTGGTGTGCGGGTGGCCGGGGCCCTTGTAGGCTCGGGCGAACTGGCCCTCCATGGCACTGACATTGACGATGTACTTCCGCCGGGCGGTTGAGCGTTTCATCGCCCCTCGAAGCCGGCTAACCAGCAGGAACGGCGCGGTGACGTTGCACAACTGGACCTCCAGCATTTCCAGGGGATCCACCTCGTCCAGCACCTGGGTCCAGCTGTTGATACTGGCCAGGTCCGGGACCAGGCCGCCGGCGTCGATGGCGGTGCCGGAAGCGATGCGCTCCAAGGATGCGGAACCCGCGGACAACGCCAGCGAGGTGATGGCGTCTCCAGCCAGCACCGGGTGCTCCAGGACGGTGCTGGCGAGGGCCAGCGGGTGCTTGTCGTGGGCGTGGCCGAAGGTGACTAGTTCCGGGCCGCCATTGGCCGCCTGGAGCGCCGCGGGGAGGGGTTCATCCTCGGCGTCGACGAGCGGCTGATAGGCATTGCCGGAGCGCCGGACGGTTTGGGCTGCGTTGTTGATAATGATGTCCAGCGGACCCGCCGCCTCGAGCGAATCGGTCAGTGCCATCACCTGGGAGGGGTCGCGGAGGTCAATCCCAACGATCCTGAGCCGGTGCAGCCATTCGCTGCTGTCTTCCATCGCGGCAAAGCGGCGGGCAGCGTCCTTGGGGAAACGGGTGGTGATGGTGGTGTGGGCGCCGTCGCGGAGCAACCGCAGCGCAATGTACATACCAATCTTCGCCCGGCCGCCGGTCAGCAGGGCTGCGCGTCCGGTCAGGTCGGTCCGTGCGTCCCGCTTACTGTGGCTGAAGGCGGCGCAATCAGGGCACAGCTGGTGGTAGAAAGCATCCACCTGGGTGTAATGCTGCTTGCAGATATAGCAGGGCCTGGATTTGATCAAGTGCCCGGCAATCTCGCCGGTGGCCGAGGGCGCGAGTTTGTTACCGCGGGTTTCGTCGTCGATCCGGTCCGGGGCCGCCGTAGCGGTCTGTGCGATCACGGCACGGTCCGCTTCGGCGATCATGTCCCGCTTACTGACCCGGCGGTGCCGCTTCACGGCCTTGAACATCTTCCCGGTGGCGCGGCGCACCGAGACGTAGTCCGGGTGCTCCTCGTCGTAGACGTGGATGCTGTTCAGGACCTTTAGGCAGGCCCGGATTTCCTCGGGAGTCAGATCGGACGGCACATCGGGAGAGCTCATTGCCCCAATTTTACAGCCTGACGGGAGCCCGGACCGACGCCGGTACCGGGCTCCCGGCGCAGCAGCGCCGGATCAGTGGGCTTCGGTCGGCTGTGGAGCAGCCACGCCCACCGCGGCAGCCTGCACTTCGGCTACCTTGTGCACGGATTCACGAAGCGCGGGCCAGTTTTCCGTGGCAGCCTTGACTGCGTTCGGCACCAGGATCA
This genomic window from Arthrobacter sp. EM1 contains:
- a CDS encoding SDR family oxidoreductase, with the translated sequence MSSPDVPSDLTPEEIRACLKVLNSIHVYDEEHPDYVSVRRATGKMFKAVKRHRRVSKRDMIAEADRAVIAQTATAAPDRIDDETRGNKLAPSATGEIAGHLIKSRPCYICKQHYTQVDAFYHQLCPDCAAFSHSKRDARTDLTGRAALLTGGRAKIGMYIALRLLRDGAHTTITTRFPKDAARRFAAMEDSSEWLHRLRIVGIDLRDPSQVMALTDSLEAAGPLDIIINNAAQTVRRSGNAYQPLVDAEDEPLPAALQAANGGPELVTFGHAHDKHPLALASTVLEHPVLAGDAITSLALSAGSASLERIASGTAIDAGGLVPDLASINSWTQVLDEVDPLEMLEVQLCNVTAPFLLVSRLRGAMKRSTARRKYIVNVSAMEGQFARAYKGPGHPHTNMAKAALNMMTRTSAQEMLDADGILMTAVDTGWITDERPHYTKVRLMEEGFHAPLDLVDGAARVYDPIVVGESGEDQFGVFLKDYKPSPW